In Thauera aromatica K172, one DNA window encodes the following:
- a CDS encoding acetate--CoA ligase family protein, whose amino-acid sequence MSTHDTALAASAHRSPLHDFLAPDSIAIIGASADPTKRGYKAMVGLIKGDYAGRIYPINPKVSEILGVPTCPTLDDVPGAVDLALICTPAATLPGLIAECGRKGVKGAVILAAGFRETGAEGAKLEQQVLDAARAGGVRIIGPNTSGMFNLHKKVNLLDLRNIKAGDIGFISQSGNMLLALVLEAEHNGHVGFSTYVGPGNQTDIGFNDYLRYLGEDERTRVATLYVEGFRDGQRFLQAAREITPLKPVVVYKSGATELGKKAASSHTGALAGSYAMTVDLLRQVGVTVVHHSDRILPVAEGLGLLQQARGKRVAVIADGGGQATITSDRLSEAGLELAPLSEATRKRLAAILLPQASLANPVDVAGSSDADPEVLARCMEIAAEDDSVDAVFLVGMFGGYHTRFAESLLGGEMRAAESMIELARRIDKPLVIYSLYAPVKPPALRRLHEAGLPVYASIEHAVRVLQALGERGAYLAHQHGQPLQPGVTPVEDMQAMFARAQNEGRDLYEFEAKALLRAHGVAVAEERVVHGADELAAAAAHFGGQALAMKVVSKDILHKSDAGGVVLNLVGEAALGEAYDRIMTRCRAYDPNADIRGVLVTPMARKGTEAIVGVVRDPIFGPVLMFGLGGIFVEILEDVAFRAIPLSRFDAESMVDQLKGRRILEGVRGEAAVDKAALVDLLLKVSSIVSAYPQLSELDLNPVIAYPDGYAVVDARVIINRAVVSC is encoded by the coding sequence ATGAGCACGCACGACACCGCACTTGCGGCCTCCGCCCACCGCAGCCCGCTGCACGACTTCCTCGCCCCGGATTCGATCGCCATCATCGGCGCTTCGGCCGACCCGACCAAGCGCGGCTACAAGGCGATGGTCGGCCTGATCAAGGGGGATTACGCCGGCAGGATCTACCCGATCAACCCCAAAGTGTCCGAGATCCTCGGCGTGCCGACCTGCCCGACCCTCGATGACGTTCCCGGCGCGGTCGATCTCGCGCTGATCTGTACGCCGGCTGCGACCTTGCCCGGGCTGATTGCCGAGTGCGGGCGCAAGGGCGTCAAAGGCGCAGTGATTCTCGCCGCGGGCTTTCGCGAGACCGGCGCGGAAGGGGCGAAGCTCGAGCAGCAGGTGCTCGACGCGGCGCGCGCGGGCGGAGTGCGCATCATCGGCCCCAATACCTCGGGCATGTTCAACCTGCACAAGAAAGTGAACCTGCTCGACCTGCGCAACATCAAGGCCGGCGACATCGGCTTCATCTCGCAGTCGGGCAACATGCTGCTGGCGCTGGTGCTGGAGGCCGAGCACAACGGCCACGTCGGCTTTTCCACCTACGTCGGCCCCGGCAACCAGACCGACATCGGCTTCAACGACTACCTGCGCTACCTTGGCGAGGACGAGCGCACCCGGGTCGCGACCCTGTACGTCGAAGGCTTCCGCGATGGCCAGCGCTTCCTCCAGGCGGCGCGCGAGATCACCCCGCTGAAGCCGGTGGTGGTGTACAAGTCGGGCGCCACCGAGCTGGGCAAGAAGGCCGCCAGTTCGCACACCGGGGCGCTCGCCGGCAGTTATGCGATGACCGTCGATCTGCTGCGCCAGGTCGGGGTCACCGTCGTCCACCATTCCGACCGCATCCTGCCGGTGGCCGAAGGCCTGGGCCTGCTGCAGCAGGCGCGCGGCAAGCGGGTGGCGGTGATCGCCGACGGCGGCGGCCAGGCCACGATCACCTCCGACCGCCTGTCCGAAGCCGGGCTGGAGCTGGCGCCGCTGTCGGAAGCGACGCGCAAGCGCCTGGCGGCGATCCTGCTGCCGCAGGCCTCGCTCGCCAACCCGGTCGATGTTGCCGGCAGCTCCGATGCCGACCCCGAAGTGCTGGCGCGCTGCATGGAGATCGCCGCCGAGGACGACAGCGTCGATGCGGTGTTCCTCGTCGGCATGTTCGGCGGCTACCACACCCGCTTCGCCGAGTCCCTCCTCGGCGGGGAGATGCGCGCCGCGGAGTCGATGATCGAGCTCGCCCGCCGCATCGACAAACCGCTGGTGATCTACAGCCTCTATGCGCCGGTCAAGCCGCCGGCGCTGCGCCGCCTGCACGAGGCCGGGCTGCCGGTGTACGCCTCGATCGAACACGCGGTGCGGGTGCTGCAGGCGCTCGGCGAGCGCGGCGCCTACCTCGCCCACCAGCACGGCCAGCCGCTGCAGCCCGGGGTGACGCCGGTCGAGGACATGCAGGCGATGTTCGCGCGTGCCCAGAACGAAGGCCGCGACCTCTACGAGTTCGAGGCGAAAGCGCTGCTGCGCGCCCATGGGGTGGCGGTGGCTGAGGAGCGGGTGGTGCACGGCGCCGACGAGCTGGCCGCGGCGGCGGCGCATTTCGGCGGCCAGGCGCTGGCGATGAAGGTGGTGTCGAAGGACATCCTGCACAAGTCCGACGCCGGCGGCGTGGTGCTGAATCTGGTTGGCGAGGCGGCGCTGGGCGAAGCCTACGACCGGATCATGACCCGCTGCCGGGCCTACGACCCGAACGCCGACATCCGCGGCGTGCTGGTGACGCCGATGGCGCGCAAGGGGACCGAAGCCATCGTCGGCGTGGTGCGCGACCCGATTTTCGGCCCGGTGCTGATGTTCGGCCTGGGCGGCATCTTCGTCGAGATCCTCGAGGATGTCGCCTTCCGCGCCATTCCGCTGTCGCGCTTCGACGCCGAATCGATGGTCGACCAGCTCAAGGGGCGCCGCATCCTGGAAGGCGTGCGCGGGGAGGCGGCGGTGGACAAGGCGGCGCTGGTCGATTTGTTGCTGAAGGTGTCGAGCATCGTCAGCGCCTATCCGCAACTCTCCGAGCTCGACCTCAACCCGGTCATCGCCTACCCCGACGGCTATGCCGTGGTCGATGCGCGGGTGATCATCAACCGTGCCGTGGTGAGCTGCTGA
- the siaC gene encoding biofilm regulation phosphoprotein SiaC: protein MTILNIPGTQSTPTITADWEAGLLKMDGDSYPENSFEFFGEILVWVERFLAETSRPLRLDLQLIYMNTSSVKAMMDIFDMLEDAHVRGREVRVDWYYHPRNERVKMLAEEFREDCSFPFEIAVQPS, encoded by the coding sequence ATGACGATCCTGAACATCCCCGGAACCCAATCGACTCCCACCATCACCGCCGACTGGGAGGCCGGCCTGCTGAAGATGGACGGCGACTCCTACCCCGAGAACTCGTTCGAATTCTTCGGCGAGATCCTCGTCTGGGTCGAGCGCTTCCTCGCCGAAACCTCCCGCCCCCTGCGCCTCGATCTGCAGCTGATTTACATGAACACCAGCTCGGTGAAGGCGATGATGGACATCTTCGACATGCTCGAGGACGCCCATGTCCGCGGCCGCGAAGTCCGCGTCGACTGGTACTACCATCCGCGCAACGAGCGCGTGAAGATGCTCGCCGAGGAATTCCGCGAAGATTGCAGCTTCCCCTTCGAGATCGCCGTCCAGCCATCGTGA
- the siaD gene encoding biofilm regulation diguanylate cyclase SiaD: MNTAADTPLSSGPALLDEIRALLDDPALRGDPLHAPLAQLHALAREQHERMARLIRISDGYHDWSQSRAEDLNARFDHHVRRLEKLARISDRYQNSLRELSESLREASITDALTGLRNRRYLMERLREENGLGKRSAQVYSLAMVDVDRFKAINDRFGHETGDIVLHRIAGALQGAIREHDICGRWGGEEFLLILPGTPLADGCHLVERLHTRIRDLYIDAEPGGGIQVSISTGLTEYRPGEAPTHTLARADAALLQAKEGGRDRLVAI, translated from the coding sequence GTGAACACCGCCGCCGACACCCCGCTGTCGAGCGGCCCGGCCCTGCTCGACGAGATCCGCGCGCTGCTCGACGACCCGGCGCTGCGCGGCGACCCGCTCCATGCCCCGCTCGCGCAGCTCCATGCGCTCGCCCGCGAACAGCACGAACGCATGGCCCGGCTGATCCGCATCTCCGACGGCTATCACGACTGGTCGCAAAGCCGCGCCGAAGACCTCAACGCCCGCTTCGACCACCACGTCCGCCGCCTGGAAAAGCTCGCCCGCATTTCCGACCGCTACCAGAATTCGCTGCGCGAACTCAGCGAGAGCCTGCGCGAAGCGTCGATCACCGACGCCCTGACCGGGCTGCGCAACCGTCGCTACCTGATGGAGCGCCTGCGCGAGGAAAACGGCCTCGGCAAGCGCAGCGCCCAGGTCTATTCGCTGGCGATGGTCGATGTCGATCGCTTCAAGGCGATCAACGACCGTTTCGGCCACGAAACCGGCGACATCGTGCTCCACCGCATCGCCGGCGCCCTGCAGGGCGCAATCCGCGAACACGACATCTGCGGACGCTGGGGCGGAGAGGAATTCCTCCTGATCCTGCCCGGGACGCCGCTGGCCGACGGTTGCCACCTGGTCGAGCGCCTGCACACACGGATCCGCGACCTGTACATCGATGCCGAGCCGGGCGGCGGCATCCAGGTTTCGATCAGCACCGGCCTGACCGAGTATCGCCCCGGCGAGGCGCCCACCCACACGCTGGCGCGGGCCGATGCCGCATTGCTGCAGGCGAAGGAGGGCGGGCGGGACCGACTGGTCGCGATCTGA
- the siaB gene encoding biofilm regulation protein kinase SiaB, giving the protein MEYLDLFGLRDLFNRNRILLCFNGPISRSLIEEIGHALKNYLQAQNATPSAAMDVFGVYIEMTQNIRHYAALRQYGEEDSAATIIVAHQPDGAYLVQAGNLVEAGDGPLLMARIDALSGMDKAELKAAYKEQLRKPRDAALSSGAGLGLLDIARKSCQPLSASVSAASDGKVFFSLRAVI; this is encoded by the coding sequence ATGGAATATCTCGACCTTTTCGGCCTGCGCGACCTGTTCAACCGCAACCGCATCCTGCTGTGCTTCAACGGTCCGATCTCGCGCAGCCTGATCGAGGAAATCGGCCACGCCCTGAAAAACTACCTGCAGGCGCAGAACGCCACCCCCTCGGCGGCGATGGACGTCTTCGGCGTGTACATCGAAATGACCCAGAACATCCGCCACTACGCCGCACTGCGGCAGTACGGCGAAGAGGACAGCGCGGCCACCATCATCGTCGCGCACCAGCCGGACGGCGCCTACCTGGTCCAGGCCGGCAACCTGGTCGAAGCCGGCGACGGGCCCCTTCTGATGGCCCGCATCGATGCGCTGTCCGGCATGGACAAGGCCGAACTCAAGGCCGCCTACAAGGAGCAGCTGCGCAAGCCGCGCGATGCCGCGCTCAGTTCCGGCGCCGGGCTGGGCCTGCTCGACATCGCGCGCAAGTCCTGCCAGCCGCTGTCGGCCAGCGTCAGCGCGGCGAGCGACGGCAAGGTGTTCTTCAGCCTGAGGGCGGTCATCTGA
- a CDS encoding UDP-2,3-diacylglucosamine diphosphatase has protein sequence MPAVRSVFISDVHLGTRACQAENLLAFLKEFESEHLYLLGDIIDFWAMNRSVQWAPAHNTVVQKVLRRARHGCTVVFIPGNHDEALRDYAGITFGDIRVESECEHETIDGRRYWLIHGDEYDQVTRHHRWVAVLGDVAYNALVRLNHLLSRARRLLHMPGYWSLAGYAKQKVKKAVGFIFDFEDSMAHAAQLRGVDGVICGHIHWASDRRIGKVRYLNCGDWVDSCSAVVEHFDGRLEVVHWRGMENGPSVQMG, from the coding sequence ATGCCGGCGGTGCGTTCCGTTTTCATTTCCGACGTGCATCTGGGCACGCGCGCCTGCCAGGCCGAAAACCTGCTCGCCTTTTTGAAGGAGTTCGAATCCGAGCACCTCTACCTGCTCGGCGACATCATCGACTTCTGGGCGATGAACCGCAGCGTGCAGTGGGCTCCGGCGCACAATACCGTGGTGCAGAAGGTGCTGCGCCGCGCCCGCCACGGTTGCACCGTGGTCTTCATCCCCGGCAACCACGACGAGGCCCTGCGCGATTACGCCGGCATCACCTTCGGCGACATCCGGGTGGAATCCGAATGTGAACACGAGACGATCGATGGCCGTCGCTACTGGCTGATCCACGGTGACGAATACGACCAGGTCACGCGTCACCACCGCTGGGTGGCGGTGCTCGGCGATGTCGCCTACAACGCCCTGGTCCGGCTCAACCATCTGCTGTCGCGGGCACGCCGGCTGCTGCACATGCCGGGCTACTGGTCGCTGGCCGGGTACGCGAAGCAGAAAGTGAAAAAGGCGGTGGGCTTCATCTTCGACTTCGAGGACAGCATGGCGCACGCCGCCCAGTTGCGTGGCGTGGATGGGGTGATCTGCGGCCACATCCACTGGGCCTCCGACCGCCGGATCGGCAAGGTCCGCTACCTGAACTGCGGCGACTGGGTCGACTCGTGCAGCGCGGTCGTCGAACACTTCGACGGCCGCCTCGAAGTCGTGCATTGGCGGGGGATGGAAAACGGTCCCAGCGTGCAGATGGGATAG
- a CDS encoding glycosyltransferase family 4 protein, translating to MRALDCTTEAPCPPSRLRIALVTETFPPEVNGVAMTLERMVDGLVERGYDMQLVRPRQASDSTPAGAHGFDEVLVRGLKLPRYDGLRFGLPARSRLLREWSRRRPDLVHVATEGPLGWSAVTVANTLRVPVTSDFHTNFDRYSAHYGIGWLRRPVAAYLRRFHNRSATTYVPTAELVRSLGDQGYARVEAIGRGVDTALFDPLRRSEALRRDWGLAPDGLAVISVGRLAPEKNLGLVLRAFAAIREQRADARLILVGDGPLRDTLARTCPDAVLAGTRHREDLAAHYASSDLFLFPSQTETFGNVTLEAMASGVCTLAYGYAAAAETIRDLDNGAVVRCGDEDGFIERAIQLAVNDRLRAELGEAARRSAEGLSWGHVVDTFADALLRAWRRGGAAQPWPAATGAGGRAD from the coding sequence ATGAGAGCGCTCGATTGCACGACGGAAGCACCCTGTCCGCCATCCCGCCTGCGCATCGCGCTGGTGACCGAAACCTTTCCGCCCGAAGTAAACGGGGTGGCCATGACGCTCGAACGGATGGTCGACGGCCTGGTCGAGCGCGGCTACGACATGCAGCTGGTGCGTCCGCGTCAGGCCTCCGACTCCACCCCGGCGGGCGCGCATGGATTCGATGAAGTGCTGGTGCGGGGCTTGAAGCTGCCGCGCTACGATGGGCTCAGGTTCGGTCTGCCGGCCCGCTCCCGGTTGCTGCGCGAGTGGTCGCGGCGGCGTCCTGACCTGGTGCACGTGGCGACCGAAGGCCCCCTCGGTTGGAGCGCGGTGACCGTGGCGAACACGCTGCGTGTGCCGGTGACATCGGACTTCCATACCAATTTCGACCGTTACAGCGCGCATTACGGCATCGGCTGGCTGCGCCGGCCGGTGGCCGCCTATCTGCGCCGTTTCCATAACCGCAGCGCCACCACCTATGTGCCGACGGCCGAGCTGGTGCGCAGCCTGGGCGACCAGGGGTATGCACGGGTGGAAGCCATCGGGCGCGGAGTCGATACTGCGCTGTTCGATCCGTTGCGGCGCAGCGAAGCCTTGCGCCGGGATTGGGGCCTTGCCCCTGACGGCCTCGCCGTGATCAGCGTCGGACGCCTCGCCCCGGAAAAGAACCTCGGCCTGGTGCTGCGCGCCTTTGCCGCGATCCGTGAGCAGCGGGCCGATGCCCGGTTGATCCTGGTCGGTGACGGCCCCTTGCGCGATACGCTGGCCCGTACCTGCCCCGATGCGGTCCTGGCCGGAACCCGGCACCGTGAAGACCTGGCCGCACATTACGCTTCATCCGACCTGTTTCTCTTTCCCAGCCAGACCGAAACGTTCGGCAACGTCACCCTGGAAGCGATGGCGAGCGGCGTGTGTACGCTGGCCTACGGCTACGCCGCCGCCGCCGAAACGATCCGGGATCTGGACAACGGCGCCGTGGTGCGCTGCGGTGATGAGGACGGTTTCATCGAACGGGCGATCCAGCTGGCTGTAAATGACCGGCTTCGTGCCGAGCTGGGGGAGGCTGCGCGGCGCAGCGCCGAGGGCCTGAGCTGGGGGCACGTCGTCGACACTTTTGCCGATGCGCTGCTCCGCGCCTGGCGCCGCGGTGGGGCTGCGCAGCCGTGGCCGGCTGCGACTGGCGCCGGAGGGCGTGCCGACTGA
- the siaA gene encoding biofilm regulation protein phosphatase SiaA (SiaB is a threonine kinase acting on SiaC; SiaA is the matching phosphatase.), whose protein sequence is MPTWGHGLRAKSALALLLACLLALLPAAFFAWRAFDEVKTHLGEGYARNFTELHRQRILGPIARELALAHRLADSVAIRHWLRDERDPSRQAQAREEAEGFRRAFRDHSYFLASSGSLDYYYNDPAQDYSAAPRYRLDPQKADDAWFFSTLAAAPRININVNPDRWLKQAKVWLNVVIEDDGRRLGIAGTGLDLSRFMKEFIDAGIAGLTPMIIDRSGVIQLHPDTRLIALGSGARHDAEARTLASLLADAAERDALHAALDRAAATPGTVEQLWVTLDGGRRLLSLSYLDELRWYVLTAVDLSVAEIVDRGWVQGAAAGFALLIVLMLASFSFAVDRLVLRPLKALHHSALALTRGETVRLPPPGRDELGDLSRAFGTMAAKIRAHTDELEDKVRTRTEALQAANTAMSAAQKKVRDSIEYASLIQRALLPDQRLSELLGPHHFALWRPRDTVGGDFYLFRAEGGHNLLGIVDCAGHGVPGALMTMLARAAFDDAMNRIGLERPAALLAHADRTLRGMLQASQLPRAIATNMDAGLVCVDRGTRRILFAGAKISLYWSDGDTVAEIPGVRRALADRRQAEFVEHSLALPAGATCYLVTDGYLDQAGGEHGFGLGNSRFAELLRSIAQRPMAEQAQALDQALDAHRGHHPQLDDITILAFRID, encoded by the coding sequence ATGCCCACCTGGGGACACGGACTACGGGCAAAATCCGCCCTCGCCCTGCTGCTCGCCTGCCTGCTCGCGCTGCTGCCGGCGGCCTTTTTTGCCTGGCGGGCATTCGACGAGGTCAAGACCCATCTGGGCGAAGGCTATGCGCGCAACTTCACCGAGTTGCATCGCCAACGCATCCTCGGCCCGATCGCGCGCGAACTGGCGCTCGCCCACCGCCTGGCCGACTCGGTGGCGATCCGCCACTGGCTGCGCGACGAGCGCGACCCCTCCCGCCAGGCGCAGGCGCGGGAGGAGGCGGAAGGCTTTCGCCGGGCGTTCCGCGACCACAGCTACTTCCTCGCCAGCAGCGGCTCGCTCGACTACTACTACAATGACCCGGCCCAGGATTACAGCGCCGCGCCCCGTTACCGGCTCGACCCGCAGAAAGCCGACGACGCCTGGTTCTTTTCCACGCTCGCCGCCGCCCCCCGCATCAACATCAACGTCAACCCCGACCGCTGGCTGAAGCAGGCCAAGGTCTGGCTCAATGTCGTCATCGAAGACGACGGCCGCCGCCTGGGCATCGCCGGCACCGGCCTGGATCTGTCGCGCTTCATGAAGGAATTCATCGACGCCGGCATTGCCGGCCTGACGCCGATGATCATCGACCGCAGCGGCGTGATCCAGCTCCACCCCGACACCCGCCTGATCGCGCTCGGCTCGGGCGCGCGCCACGATGCCGAAGCGCGCACCCTGGCCAGCCTGCTCGCCGACGCCGCGGAGCGCGACGCGCTGCACGCCGCCCTCGACCGCGCCGCCGCCACGCCGGGTACGGTGGAGCAGCTGTGGGTGACGCTCGATGGCGGCCGGCGCCTGCTGTCGCTGTCCTATCTGGACGAGCTGCGCTGGTACGTGCTGACCGCGGTCGATCTCTCGGTGGCCGAGATCGTCGATCGCGGCTGGGTCCAGGGCGCGGCGGCCGGCTTCGCGCTGCTGATCGTGCTGATGCTGGCGAGCTTCAGCTTCGCCGTCGACCGCCTTGTGCTGCGCCCGCTGAAAGCCCTTCACCACTCGGCGCTGGCCCTCACCCGCGGCGAAACCGTGCGCCTGCCCCCGCCGGGCAGGGACGAACTCGGCGACCTGTCGCGCGCCTTCGGCACCATGGCGGCAAAGATCCGCGCCCACACCGATGAACTCGAGGACAAGGTGCGCACGCGCACCGAGGCGCTGCAGGCGGCCAACACGGCGATGAGCGCGGCGCAGAAAAAAGTCCGCGATTCGATCGAATACGCCAGCCTGATCCAGCGCGCGCTGCTCCCCGACCAGCGCCTGAGCGAACTCCTCGGCCCCCATCACTTCGCCCTGTGGCGGCCGCGCGACACCGTCGGCGGCGATTTCTACCTGTTCCGCGCCGAAGGCGGGCACAACCTGCTGGGCATCGTCGATTGCGCAGGCCATGGCGTGCCCGGCGCGCTGATGACGATGCTGGCGCGCGCCGCCTTCGACGACGCCATGAACCGCATCGGCCTGGAGCGGCCCGCGGCCCTGCTCGCCCATGCCGACCGCACCCTGCGCGGGATGCTGCAGGCCTCGCAGCTGCCGCGTGCGATCGCCACCAACATGGACGCCGGCCTGGTGTGCGTGGACCGCGGCACACGCCGGATCCTGTTCGCCGGGGCGAAGATCTCGCTGTACTGGAGCGACGGCGACACGGTGGCGGAAATTCCCGGCGTGCGCCGCGCGCTCGCCGACCGCCGCCAGGCCGAGTTCGTCGAGCACAGCCTCGCCCTGCCGGCGGGTGCGACCTGCTACCTGGTGACCGACGGCTATCTCGACCAGGCCGGCGGCGAACATGGATTCGGCCTCGGCAACAGCCGTTTCGCCGAACTCCTGCGCAGCATCGCACAGCGGCCGATGGCCGAGCAGGCACAGGCCCTGGACCAGGCGCTCGATGCCCACCGCGGCCACCACCCGCAGCTGGACGACATTACAATTCTTGCATTCCGCATCGACTGA
- a CDS encoding sulfatase-like hydrolase/transferase yields the protein MLRFLAILAGCLLYAVPRWLTDEFGSVSIDQVLYHLRFGSEGVLTSDPELTRRFLWRGLALPLLLALLLWAVDGWVGRVHARGTGWPLPLLHAVRDRLRAGGHWLGEWVHRGARHTLPRIVPLVVLGAGAAFFVDSFSVARYVRAYFGEDYFSDTYVDPGRVGLVRGRQAPKSLVLIYVESLESTYSDPALFGRDLLHRLNALKSRPGVVSFDDYHEMMGAHFTIAGLVATQCGLPLKSVAMFGGNMQGEKIERYLPNARCLGDILAAEGYRNVFLNGSSLAFAGVGKFFRDHRYEKVMGREEWISAGEPPERMSGWGLRDDDLFRHARAEFDRLMKSRRPFNLNVLTIDTHHPYGHLSPQCAQQGYGDFDGIVECTAGLVADFVEYIIARGGLERVAIVVQGDHLAMGNTSYPKLIQNSQRRVFNLLIGKDRRLAKNTDEVTHFDMLPTILDLIGLQVKGGRAGLGYSAIGPLRAPRPPDRLARMSEQLMNYSATYRALWEPVEEGAGDALPARSVRSGPAAAAAGSVALVP from the coding sequence ATGCTCAGATTTCTGGCCATTCTGGCCGGCTGTCTGCTGTATGCGGTGCCGCGCTGGCTGACCGACGAGTTCGGCTCGGTCAGCATCGACCAGGTGCTCTACCACCTGCGCTTCGGCTCCGAAGGCGTGCTGACCAGCGACCCCGAGCTCACCCGCCGCTTCCTGTGGCGCGGCCTGGCCCTGCCGTTGCTGCTGGCGCTGCTGCTGTGGGCGGTGGACGGCTGGGTCGGCCGCGTGCACGCCCGCGGCACGGGCTGGCCGTTGCCGCTGCTGCATGCGGTACGCGACCGCCTGCGGGCGGGTGGCCACTGGCTGGGCGAATGGGTCCATCGCGGGGCGCGCCACACGCTGCCGCGGATCGTGCCGCTGGTGGTGCTGGGCGCGGGGGCGGCCTTCTTCGTCGACAGCTTCTCGGTGGCGCGCTACGTGCGGGCCTATTTCGGCGAGGACTACTTTTCCGATACCTACGTCGATCCCGGCCGGGTCGGCCTCGTCCGTGGCCGGCAAGCGCCGAAGAGCCTGGTGCTGATCTACGTCGAAAGCTTGGAGAGCACCTATTCCGATCCGGCGCTGTTCGGCCGCGACCTGCTGCACCGCCTCAATGCGCTGAAGTCGCGTCCGGGAGTGGTGTCCTTCGACGACTACCACGAGATGATGGGCGCGCACTTCACCATCGCCGGGCTGGTGGCGACCCAGTGCGGCCTGCCGCTGAAATCGGTGGCGATGTTCGGCGGCAACATGCAGGGCGAAAAGATCGAACGCTACCTGCCGAATGCGCGCTGCCTGGGCGACATCCTCGCTGCGGAAGGCTACCGCAACGTGTTCCTCAACGGCTCCAGCCTGGCTTTTGCCGGGGTTGGCAAGTTCTTTCGCGACCATCGTTACGAGAAAGTGATGGGGCGCGAGGAGTGGATTTCCGCCGGGGAACCGCCCGAGCGCATGAGCGGCTGGGGCTTGCGCGACGACGACTTGTTCCGCCATGCGCGCGCCGAGTTCGACCGGCTGATGAAGTCGCGCCGGCCGTTCAACCTCAACGTCCTCACCATCGACACCCATCACCCCTACGGCCACCTCTCCCCGCAGTGTGCGCAGCAGGGCTATGGCGATTTCGACGGCATCGTCGAGTGCACCGCCGGGCTGGTGGCGGACTTCGTCGAATACATCATCGCCCGTGGCGGGCTCGAGCGAGTGGCGATCGTCGTTCAGGGCGACCATCTGGCGATGGGCAACACCTCCTATCCGAAGTTGATCCAGAATTCCCAGAGGCGGGTGTTCAACCTGCTGATCGGCAAGGACCGGCGGCTGGCCAAGAACACCGACGAAGTCACCCACTTCGACATGCTGCCGACCATCCTCGACCTGATCGGGCTGCAGGTGAAGGGCGGGCGCGCCGGCCTGGGGTATTCGGCGATCGGTCCGCTGCGGGCGCCGCGTCCGCCCGACCGCCTGGCGCGCATGTCCGAGCAGCTGATGAACTACAGCGCGACCTACCGCGCCCTGTGGGAGCCGGTGGAGGAAGGTGCAGGCGATGCGCTGCCGGCCCGCTCGGTGCGGAGCGGGCCGGCAGCGGCCGCAGCCGGCAGCGTCGCCCTGGTTCCTTGA